The following proteins are encoded in a genomic region of Synechococcus sp. CBW1002:
- a CDS encoding lytic transglycosylase domain-containing protein — protein sequence MPRFPLLIAATTLGTGAALLGGGALLQWLRPPLTPAVSSAALTRAARWDPDPWRRREAALLLHARLGEEPRQRRQLLRHQGWGADPLAAVVLKQDALAAEALGDSNAATQLWQQQLRRFPGAPSSADALYALGREQPIQRQRLRQRFPAHPAALAAALEAGDQGQALLDGASHLARWGARWPGAIGPIRAACALKNPAPNAGQRDQLAGGLAQLGDGQAALACLRGGRGSNATELSLAQALLRGTATDNALGQGRLLELVRRAPQAPEADEAVRLLVLQPQTDALLAQLPPRWRSSAPVQAHAVLAGGGRGAQAVLRRWPTDRASWDLQWELARSALLAGRWADASQLLSTITPETLPAPLAARASFWLGYAQVRQGDRQAGLIRWQELRRQWPGGYYAWRAAAQLGDPAADTLLDAQATPLPNPGEPAASGEPWWPLRSGDPGLDTLWRLDQRLEAWEQWRQRRGNVPPGDSATLLVEGRLRQGVGDDWTGLGQLELASLRLAPDPCGLQPLLERSLHPKRFLPEFQMAAAPVGLPVSLLLAVAKQESRFTPSVHSPADAVGLLQLLPSTASELAGRPMSSRELEDPGLNTRLGALYLHQLARQWDQQLLPMIASYNAGPGAVTGWLADPAERRRLRDEPELWVEAIPYPETRLYVKKVLGNLWSYSQGTATIRPKPPTPGRGCSASVLP from the coding sequence GTGCCCCGTTTCCCCCTGCTGATCGCGGCGACCACCCTGGGGACCGGCGCGGCGCTCCTCGGTGGCGGCGCCCTGCTGCAGTGGCTGCGCCCACCCCTGACTCCCGCCGTCTCCAGTGCTGCACTGACCAGGGCGGCGCGCTGGGACCCGGATCCCTGGCGGCGGCGGGAGGCGGCGCTCCTGCTGCACGCCCGCCTGGGCGAGGAGCCACGCCAACGGAGGCAGCTCCTGCGCCACCAGGGCTGGGGAGCCGATCCCCTCGCCGCCGTGGTGCTCAAACAGGACGCCCTGGCCGCGGAAGCCCTGGGCGACAGCAACGCCGCCACCCAGCTCTGGCAGCAACAACTGCGCCGCTTCCCCGGCGCCCCGAGCAGTGCCGATGCCCTCTACGCCCTCGGAAGGGAACAGCCGATCCAGCGGCAACGGCTGCGGCAGCGCTTCCCCGCCCATCCAGCGGCCCTGGCCGCCGCCCTTGAGGCCGGCGATCAGGGCCAGGCCCTGCTGGATGGCGCCAGCCATCTGGCCCGCTGGGGAGCCCGCTGGCCCGGCGCGATCGGGCCGATCCGCGCGGCCTGTGCCCTCAAGAATCCAGCACCGAACGCGGGTCAACGGGATCAGCTGGCCGGCGGCCTCGCCCAGTTGGGCGACGGCCAGGCCGCCCTGGCCTGCCTGAGGGGTGGCCGCGGCTCCAACGCCACCGAGCTGAGCCTGGCCCAGGCCCTGCTGCGGGGCACTGCCACCGACAACGCCCTGGGCCAGGGGCGCCTGCTGGAGCTGGTCCGCCGCGCCCCGCAGGCCCCCGAGGCCGATGAAGCCGTGCGGCTGCTGGTCCTGCAGCCGCAGACCGACGCGTTGCTGGCGCAACTGCCACCCCGCTGGCGCTCCAGTGCGCCGGTGCAGGCTCACGCGGTCCTGGCAGGCGGAGGCCGTGGCGCCCAGGCGGTGCTGCGGCGCTGGCCCACGGATCGGGCCAGCTGGGATCTGCAGTGGGAGCTGGCCCGCTCCGCCCTCCTGGCAGGGCGATGGGCCGACGCCAGCCAGCTGCTGAGCACGATCACCCCGGAAACCCTGCCGGCACCGCTGGCGGCCCGGGCCAGCTTCTGGCTGGGCTACGCCCAGGTCCGCCAGGGGGACCGCCAGGCGGGGCTCATCCGCTGGCAGGAGCTGCGCCGGCAGTGGCCCGGGGGCTACTACGCCTGGCGGGCCGCCGCCCAGCTGGGAGATCCCGCCGCCGACACCCTGCTGGACGCACAGGCCACCCCCCTGCCCAACCCCGGCGAACCTGCCGCCAGCGGCGAGCCCTGGTGGCCCCTGCGGAGCGGTGATCCCGGGCTCGATACCCTCTGGCGCCTCGATCAACGGCTCGAGGCCTGGGAGCAATGGCGCCAGCGCCGTGGCAACGTGCCGCCCGGCGACAGCGCCACCCTGCTGGTGGAGGGGCGGCTGCGCCAGGGTGTCGGCGACGACTGGACAGGCCTCGGGCAGCTGGAGCTGGCCTCCCTGCGGCTCGCCCCGGATCCCTGCGGGCTGCAGCCCCTGCTGGAGCGCAGCCTCCACCCCAAGCGCTTCCTGCCGGAATTTCAGATGGCGGCAGCCCCCGTAGGGCTGCCCGTGAGCCTGCTGCTGGCGGTGGCCAAGCAGGAATCACGTTTCACCCCATCCGTGCACTCTCCCGCTGACGCCGTGGGGCTGCTGCAACTGCTGCCCAGTACCGCTTCAGAGCTGGCGGGCCGGCCGATGAGCAGCCGGGAGCTGGAGGATCCCGGCCTCAACACCCGCCTCGGCGCCCTCTATCTGCACCAACTGGCTCGCCAGTGGGATCAGCAGCTCCTGCCGATGATCGCCAGCTACAACGCCGGCCCGGGGGCCGTGACCGGCTGGCTGGCCGACCCGGCTGAACGGCGCCGCCTGCGGGACGAACCGGAACTCTGGGTGGAGGCGATCCCCTATCCGGAAACGCGGCTCTACGTGAAGAAGGTGCTGGGCAACCTCTGGAGTTACAGCCAGGGGACTGCCACGATCAGGCCGAAGCCCCCAACGCCTGGCCGTGGGTGCTCAGCCAGCGTCCTGCCATGA